One genomic segment of Chelonia mydas isolate rCheMyd1 chromosome 1, rCheMyd1.pri.v2, whole genome shotgun sequence includes these proteins:
- the YEATS4 gene encoding YEATS domain-containing protein 4 isoform X2 — MFKRMAEFGPDSGGRVKGVTIVKPIVYGNVARYFGKKREEDGHTHQWTVYVKPYRNEDMSAYVKKIQFKLHESYGNPLRVVTKPPYEITETGWGEFEIIIKIFFIDPNERPVTLYHLLKLFQSDTNAILGKKTVVSEFYDEMIFQDPTAMMQQLLTTSRQLTLGAYKHETELKSESNTRNEKTSEGSLCYKDSLLFLLIQTNRATTVKPLTRNEVAQ, encoded by the exons ATGTTCAAGAGAATGGCTGAGTTCGGGCCTGACTCCGGGGGCAGAGTGAAG ggtgTTACTATTGTGAAACCTATAGTTTATGGAAATGTTGCACGTTATTTTggaaagaagagagaggaagatggaCACACACATCAGTGGACAGTTTATGTAAAGCCTTACAGAAATGAG GATATGTCTGCTTATGTGAAGAAAATTCAATTTAAACTACATGAAAGCTATGGTAATCCTTTAAGAg TTGTTACCAAACCACCATATGAAATCACTGAAACAGGTTGGGGTGAATTTGAAATCATCATCAAGATATTTTTTATTGATCCCAATGAAAGACCT GTAACTTTGTATCATTTGCTGAAGCTGTTTCAGTCTGACACCAATGCAATACTGGGAAAGAaaactgtagtatctgagttTTATGATGAGATG ATATTTCAAGATCCTACTGCTATGATGCAGCAGCTTTTGACAACATCTCGTCAGCTAACACTAGGAGCTTATAAGCATGAAACAGAGT tgaagtcagagaGTAACACAAGGAATGAAAAAACCTCCGAGGGGTCCttgtgctacaaggactccttgttgtttttgctgatacagactaacagagctACCACTGTGAAACCTCTCACAAGGAATGAAGTTGCCCAATAG
- the YEATS4 gene encoding YEATS domain-containing protein 4 isoform X1 has translation MFKRMAEFGPDSGGRVKGVTIVKPIVYGNVARYFGKKREEDGHTHQWTVYVKPYRNEDMSAYVKKIQFKLHESYGNPLRVVTKPPYEITETGWGEFEIIIKIFFIDPNERPVTLYHLLKLFQSDTNAILGKKTVVSEFYDEMIFQDPTAMMQQLLTTSRQLTLGAYKHETEFADLEVKTREKLEAAKKKTSFEIAELKERLKASRETINCLKSEIRKLEEDDQSKDI, from the exons ATGTTCAAGAGAATGGCTGAGTTCGGGCCTGACTCCGGGGGCAGAGTGAAG ggtgTTACTATTGTGAAACCTATAGTTTATGGAAATGTTGCACGTTATTTTggaaagaagagagaggaagatggaCACACACATCAGTGGACAGTTTATGTAAAGCCTTACAGAAATGAG GATATGTCTGCTTATGTGAAGAAAATTCAATTTAAACTACATGAAAGCTATGGTAATCCTTTAAGAg TTGTTACCAAACCACCATATGAAATCACTGAAACAGGTTGGGGTGAATTTGAAATCATCATCAAGATATTTTTTATTGATCCCAATGAAAGACCT GTAACTTTGTATCATTTGCTGAAGCTGTTTCAGTCTGACACCAATGCAATACTGGGAAAGAaaactgtagtatctgagttTTATGATGAGATG ATATTTCAAGATCCTACTGCTATGATGCAGCAGCTTTTGACAACATCTCGTCAGCTAACACTAGGAGCTTATAAGCATGAAACAGAGT TTGCAGATCTTGAAGTTAAAACCAGGGAAAAGCTGGaagctgccaaaaaaaaaaccagttttGAAATTGCTGAGCTTAAAGAGAGATTAAAAGCAAGTCGTGAAACTATCAACTGCTTaaagagtgaaatcaggaaactTGAAGAAGATGACCAGTCTAAAGATATTTAA